One Bos taurus isolate L1 Dominette 01449 registration number 42190680 breed Hereford chromosome 3, ARS-UCD2.0, whole genome shotgun sequence DNA window includes the following coding sequences:
- the ZNF691 gene encoding zinc finger protein 691 isoform X1, with protein MGSEKEQSPEQHLPEEGERGNKPWRVDDSKVPDGEKEPGQANPSEAPQGPSPEEPTQEVAVSAAEPEDLSAHRRPEVDEKPFVCVQCGKTFNNTSNLRTHQRIHTGEKPYQCSECGKSFSRSSNRIRHERIHLEEKHYKCPNCEQSFRRHADLTTHQQDHLGRRPFRCDLCGKSFGQSSALAVHYRTHLEPAPYICCECGKSFSNSSSFGVHHRTHTGERPYECTECGRTFSDISNFGAHQRTHRGEKPYRCTACGKHFSRSSNLIRHQKTHRGEQAGRESS; from the coding sequence ATGGGCAGTGAGAAGGAGCAGAGCCCAGAACAGCACCTACCCGAGGAAGGGGAACGGGGTAATAAGCCCTGGAGAGTGGATGACTCCAAGGTACCGGATGGGGAAAAAGAGCCTGGGCAAGCAAACCCGTCGGAGGCGCCACAAGGGCCCAGTCCAGAAGAGCCCACGCAGGAAGTCGCTGTCTCTGCTGCAGAGCCGGAGGACCTCTCTGCTCATCGGAGGCCCGAGGTGGATGAGAAGCCCTTTGTATGTGTCCAGTGTGGCAAAACCTTCAACAACACCTCCAACCTGAGGACGCACCAGCGCATCCACACGGGCGAGAAGCCTTACCAGTGTTCCGAGTGCGGTAAGAGCTTCTCCAGAAGCTCCAACCGGATCCGGCACGAGCGCATCCACCTGGAGGAGAAGCACTACAAGTGCCCCAACTGCGAGCAGAGCTTCCGGCGGCACGCGGACCTCACCACGCACCAGCAGGACCACCTGGGCCGGCGGCCCTTCCGCTGCGACCTCTGTGGCAAGAGCTTCGGCCAGAGCTCGGCGCTGGCGGTGCACTACCGGACCCACCTGGAGCCCGCGCCCTACATCTGCTGCGAGTGCGGGAAGAGCTTCAGCAACAGCTCCAGCTTCGGCGTGCACCACCGCACCCACACGGGCGAGCGGCCCTACGAGTGCACCGAGTGCGGGCGGACCTTCAGCGACATCTCCAACTTCGGGGCGCACCAGCGGACCCACAGGGGCGAGAAGCCCTACCGGTGCACCGCGTGCGGGAAGCATTTCTCCCGCAGCTCCAATCTCATCCGCCACCAGAAAACACACCGGGGAGAGCAGGCCGGGAGAGAGTCCAGCTGA
- the ZNF691 gene encoding zinc finger protein 691 (The RefSeq protein has 1 substitution compared to this genomic sequence), whose protein sequence is MGSEKEQSPEQHLPEEGERGNKPWRVDDSKVPDGEKEPGQANLSEAPQGPSPEEPTQEVAVSAAEPEDLSAHRRPEVDEKPFVCVQCGKTFNNTSNLRTHQRIHTGEKPYQCSECGKSFSRSSNRIRHERIHLEEKHYKCPNCEQSFRRHADLTTHQQDHLGRRPFRCDLCGKSFGQSSALAVHYRTHLEPAPYICCECGKSFSNSSSFGVHHRTHTGERPYECTECGRTFSDISNFGAHQRTHRGEKPYRCTACGKHFSRSSNLIRHQKTHRGEQAGRESS, encoded by the coding sequence ATGGGCAGTGAGAAGGAGCAGAGCCCAGAACAGCACCTACCCGAGGAAGGGGAACGGGGTAATAAGCCCTGGAGAGTGGATGACTCCAAGGTACCGGATGGGGAAAAAGAGCCTGGGCAAGCAAACCCGTCGGAGGCGCCACAAGGGCCCAGTCCAGAAGAGCCCACGCAGGAAGTCGCTGTCTCTGCTGCAGAGCCGGAGGACCTCTCTGCTCATCGGAGGCCCGAGGTGGATGAGAAGCCCTTTGTATGTGTCCAGTGTGGCAAAACCTTCAACAACACCTCCAACCTGAGGACGCACCAGCGCATCCACACGGGCGAGAAGCCTTACCAGTGTTCCGAGTGCGGTAAGAGCTTCTCCAGAAGCTCCAACCGGATCCGGCACGAGCGCATCCACCTGGAGGAGAAGCACTACAAGTGCCCCAACTGCGAGCAGAGCTTCCGGCGGCACGCGGACCTCACCACGCACCAGCAGGACCACCTGGGCCGGCGGCCCTTCCGCTGCGACCTCTGTGGCAAGAGCTTCGGCCAGAGCTCGGCGCTGGCGGTGCACTACCGGACCCACCTGGAGCCCGCGCCCTACATCTGCTGCGAGTGCGGGAAGAGCTTCAGCAACAGCTCCAGCTTCGGCGTGCACCACCGCACCCACACGGGCGAGCGGCCCTACGAGTGCACCGAGTGCGGGCGGACCTTCAGCGACATCTCCAACTTCGGGGCGCACCAGCGGACCCACAGGGGCGAGAAGCCCTACCGGTGCACCGCGTGCGGGAAGCATTTCTCCCGCAGCTCCAATCTCATCCGCCACCAGAAAACACACCGGGGAGAGCAGGCCGGGAGAGAGTCCAGCTGA